In Isosphaera pallida ATCC 43644, the sequence TTCAACGGTGCGCCCCAGCGCCAGCCGCACATTCTCCGCCCGGCTCAGCCGTCCTAGGGTGCGTTGGTAAACGTCGATGGCCCTAAGCCGCAGGTAGCGGTAACGCTTGGAGGCCGCCGTCACGTCCCAATCGCTCCCCCCACGGCCACCCCCGGGCGCAACGACCCGCCAACGATCCCAAGCGTGGGTCGCCAGATCGTCGAACGCGGTGCGCTGGACGTTCCAGTAACACCAAGTTCGGTCGTTGACGTAATGCGAGCGACGATCAATCAACAAAATCGAGTCCTGGGGCCGATGATCGAGCAACGCCCAGGCCAGACTCAACCCAGCGGCTCCCGCGCCGACGATCACATGGTCGTAGTCGCGGGGTCGTCCCGAGGCCGAGTCCGGTTCAAGCCAGTCGAACCAGTGGGGAGACTCGATCCGCGTTTGATCGGAGTTCGGTTCCGTGGTCCGCGGTGGCCGTGTGGGGAGCACCACCGTTGATTCCATCAACGGCCGGTGGAGCGAAGGCAAGGGGGCGGCGATCATGGGGGACGGCCTCGCCAGAACCAGGGACGGGGGAAGGGACAGAGCAACCACGAACACCAAGCAAGCCGAGTCTTCACTTCGGAGGCGAGTGGGACGGCGTGGATGGGGGAGTCAGACGATCGACCCGCCGGAGCCAACCGGCTTGACCGACCAAACGCCCTGGAATCGATCCATCGCCGCGACCACGATCAGATGGGGAATCGTCACCGCGCTAAGAAACGCCAACGCCAGGAAGCCCAGATCGGTCGGCTCCCGAATCCGGTCCCACGCCAACCAACCCAGACCACCCATCAACAGAAAAGCCGCCGTGTTGGTTGGCCAGGTCCGTTTCAAAAACCAGCCCAAGGTGGCAAGGACGCCGGGACGACGACCAGGCGCAGCTAGGTCGGCAATCCGCTCGACATGCCGAAGCGCGTGCCACACATGGAAATAGACACCCATTGCGAGAATTGGAGGCACCAAGGCGAAGCTAGCCCAGAGCAGGGCCGTTTCACCCAACTCAGCAGCGATGTCGCGTCTCAGGTCAGCTCGTCGGGATGCTAGCGACACTCCACGGATCAACTGGGTCAGAGAGGCCCCGCCCACCAGAAGCCAGGCCGTCCACCAGGCCGCCGTTCCCTGGGGCAGGGGCGGTGGCGGCGGACCGCCCGAGGCGGTTGTCTGACCCCCGAATCGGGCTAGCGCCTCGCCGAAAAGGTCGGGGAAGGCTAGAACCGGCAGCACGATTGGCACGCAGCCCCGCGTCAGCAGGAACGCCAAGCGGTCGATCCTGCCGCCGGCCACTCGCAGCGGACGGCTCCAAACCAGGTCACCTTGGCCAAAATGCAGCGCTGCGGCAATCAGGAACAAGGCCAGAGCCAGGCCTGGTGCCACCCACCAGACAAGGAGGACGGCGGCCATGAGCAAAAGGTACCCCGACGCAAACGCCAAATGCGCCTTCAGCGATCCCGACCGATCCCGACCCGATAAACGTCTCAACAACGGCCCAATTTCATGGTCGAACGCCCCGTGAGGCATACCCAGGACCGCCAGCCCCACGACCCACGGCAACCATTCGACCCAAACTGGCCATGAGCGGATCGGAACCCCCAACGCCTCACTCATCCCCGCCGCGATCAAGACGCCAGCCAGAGCCAACGGCCCCAACCACAACGCGATTGAGCCACGCGCTTGGCAATCGAACGTGCTGGGAGAGCGATCGGCACGCATGACGCTTCGACGCCTTCGACTTGTGACGCATTCCAAAAAACCTGGCCAAGGGCCGCCCGGACGTGGTTCCCCGATAGGAAGGAAAAGGGATGAGGGGATCCAAATCGGTGGTGGGTGACAGGTCTGTTTGAACAACGCGAGTCCGACAGGAAGTTTAGACCGGCGGCAACAGCGTCGGTCCAAATTTCTTCAACGCAGTGCCAATGCCTCAAAACCGTCCAATCCCCTCCGGAATCCCGTTCTAAACGAATTGTCCAAAAAAATCGCGCGGCCTCTTGACCGTGGTTTGGAGACGACTATACGAACCAACGGGTCGATCAGACGAGATGCTCCCATTGCATGACGGCCCTCTCAACGGTGAGCGACACAGCATGCCGTATTGACTTCCATCGAAGTCGAAGTCTTGGAGCATACGGTATCTCACCGTCATCCTCACATGGATGTTGTCGTGCTTGGGAAATAATGCCGTCACCTCCGGTTTGTTGGCCTCGACCTGAGGTACAAACCGTAGTGCGCGTTCGTCTGTCTGTGCCTCGCTTCACCACCCGATCTGTGCCAGTCCGTTCACGTCTTGGTATTGGAGTCTGACAATGACGACGAGCTTGCTCACCGCAGGTTTGCTGCTGTTCTTCGCTCAGGAGGGCAGCACGGCTGCTCCGGCTCCCGAAGCTCCTGCTGCAGCGCCCGCTGCGACGGAAACCTCGGCGGCCCCGTCCAAGGAGCCTGGCCTGCCGACCCTGACCCCCGCTCAGTACAGCACTGTGTACAACATGTTTTCTTTCACCATCGCCTCGATGGGTGCCTCGGCTCTGTTCTTCTTCCTGTCGCGCAACCAGTTGGCTCCCAAGTATCGTCCGGCGATGATGGTGTCGGGCTTGGTGGTTTCCATTGCCTGCTACCACTATTTCCGAATCTTCGAGAGTTGGGAAGCGGCTTACGAATTGACCGGGGGCCAATACGTACCGACGGGCGCGGTCTTCAACGACGCCTATCGTTACGCCGACTGGCTGCTGACCGTGCCTCTGCTCATGGTTGAGTTGATCGCGGTGTTGGCGTTGCCCAAGGGCGAGGGTCGTGGTTTGCTAGTCCGTCTGTCGGTGGCCGCCTTCTTCATGATCGCGCTGGGTTACCCCGGCGAGATTGCCAAGTACGAAGCCGGCGCCCAGTACTGGATTTTCTTCGTCCTGAGCATGATTCCGTTCCTGTACATCCTCTTCGTGCTTCTGACCGAATTGACCAAGTCGCTGGAGCGTCAGCCCGAGAACGTGCGGGGCTACATCTCGGCTGCCCGCCTCATTGTGCTGGTCTCGTGGTGCTTCTACCCGATCGCCTACCTGGCCTCTGGCGTGGGTGGTCTGTCGGGTGCTCAGGCTGAGGTTGGTCTGCAAGTTGGCTACACCATTGCCGACATCGTTGCCAAGGCGGTCTTCGGTGTGTACATCTACTTTATCGCCCGCACCAAGAGCGAGAACGAAGGGTACGAAGTGTCGGCTCAGCCAGCCGTCGCCACCGCCTAATCCTGACCGTCTCTGCCTGACAACGGGCTGCTGGTCTTCGTGGGGTTGATCGCTCTCCGAAGAACCTCCGCGTGTTTCCAGCTCGGTCGTTGATGCGATCAGCGCGAGTGGGTTTTACAACCTGCCCGCGCTGATCGTCTTTTCGGTGTGACCCGTTTCGGAGGTCCGGTCTAGTGGGCATACTGGGCGTCGTGTCGCGGGGTGGTCGGCCGCTGGCCGTTCATGCGACCCGACCTCGTTGACCCTGCGATTTCCTGAGGCCTGTGAGGAATGTCGCGGCGATGTGTCATCTGATGGGAGGGCGTTGGTTAGGTCTGCTGAGCCTCTTGGCCTGGTCGTGGGGATCGACCCACGCCGCCCAAGGAGGAGGGGACGATCTTGCGGGATCACTCGACAAACTTCGCCTGAATCAAATCCAGGTGATCGGCACCCACAACTCGTATCACCTCGCGCCCGAGCCGGCCTTGATGGAGGCAATGGCCAAGGTGGTGGGGGTGGAACGGATCAAAGGCTGGGATTACACCCATCGTCCCTTGCCGGAGCAGTTCACTCGTTTGGGGATTCGCCAAATCGAGTTGGATGTCTTCGCCGATCCTGCCGGTGGGTTATTCGCCAACCCGCTTTCCCGCGTCCTTTTGGGTGGGGCGGGCGTGAACCCGCAAGGCGACGCCCCAGGCAGTCCCAATGCCGACGATGCGGCTAAGGTGACGGAGGCTCTGCGGTTGCCCGGCTTCAAGGTGCTTCATGTGCAGGATCTCGACCATCGCTCGACGGTCACGACCTTGGAGCAAGCATTGGCTCAGGTGCGGGGATGGTCGCGCGACCATCCCCGGCATGTGCCGATCCTCATCCTGCTGGAGTTGAAGGATCAGACGATCGCCGGGTTGCCCACTCGCCCGATCCGATTCGACGAGCCACTTCTGGATCAGATTGACGCGGCGCTTCGACAGCACTTTCCACCCGGTACGATTCTGACCCCTGACGATCTGCGGGGCCATTTTGCCGACCTCCCCACCGCCCTGACGATGCGGGGTTGGCCGACGCTGGCTCAAGCGCGCGGTAAGGTGCTGGCAGCTCTGGACAACGAGGGCAGTTTGCGCGATCTCTATGTAAAGGGCCACCCCGCGCTCAAAGGACGGATGATGTTCGTCTCGGCGGATGGTCCCGAGTCGCCCGAGGCGGCCTGGTTCAAGATCAATGACCCGGTCGGCCAATTCGATCGCATCCAGAACCTGGTTCGCGCTGGATTCCTGGTCCGAACCCGAGCCGACGCCGAGACCCGCGAGGCGCGAACCGGCGACATCTCCCGACGCGACCGGGCGCTGGCTTCAGGCGCGCAGTTCATCAGCACCGATTACCCCGAGGCCCGCGTCGAATGGTCGCCTTACCAGGTACGCTTGCCGGGCGGGATCGTTGCGCGTCCCAACCCAGTCAGCGCGGCCGACCTTCCCGGCGATCTTGACGTGGAAGGAAGCTTTGTTGGATCGCCTTCCCCCTCCGCTCCGCCAACCGGAAGCCCTCCGCGATGACAAATCCGTTGCCTCCACCCAACCTGGTGCGCCTCGAATCTCCCGCGGGGTTCACCACGTCGGGTCGCCACCCGTCTCCCCGGCTGTCGCTGGCGAGGCGGGCCGCCCCGTTGGCTTCGCCCCAAGAGCAAATCCACCTGCTCAACCACACCGCTGCCCCCGAGTTCGCCGAGGTCTTGAAGGCGCGGGGATTGCCACCCCTCAAGGCATCGGGCGTTGCCGTTTTGCAACTCAACCTGGGCAAACTCTGCAACCAGACCTGTTCGCATTGTCATGTCGATGCGGGACCCGATCGCCGTGAAGTCATGAGCCGCGCTCATTTGGAGTAT encodes:
- a CDS encoding phosphatidylinositol-specific phospholipase C1-like protein, whose product is MCHLMGGRWLGLLSLLAWSWGSTHAAQGGGDDLAGSLDKLRLNQIQVIGTHNSYHLAPEPALMEAMAKVVGVERIKGWDYTHRPLPEQFTRLGIRQIELDVFADPAGGLFANPLSRVLLGGAGVNPQGDAPGSPNADDAAKVTEALRLPGFKVLHVQDLDHRSTVTTLEQALAQVRGWSRDHPRHVPILILLELKDQTIAGLPTRPIRFDEPLLDQIDAALRQHFPPGTILTPDDLRGHFADLPTALTMRGWPTLAQARGKVLAALDNEGSLRDLYVKGHPALKGRMMFVSADGPESPEAAWFKINDPVGQFDRIQNLVRAGFLVRTRADAETREARTGDISRRDRALASGAQFISTDYPEARVEWSPYQVRLPGGIVARPNPVSAADLPGDLDVEGSFVGSPSPSAPPTGSPPR
- a CDS encoding Brp/Blh family beta-carotene 15,15'-dioxygenase, encoding MRADRSPSTFDCQARGSIALWLGPLALAGVLIAAGMSEALGVPIRSWPVWVEWLPWVVGLAVLGMPHGAFDHEIGPLLRRLSGRDRSGSLKAHLAFASGYLLLMAAVLLVWWVAPGLALALFLIAAALHFGQGDLVWSRPLRVAGGRIDRLAFLLTRGCVPIVLPVLAFPDLFGEALARFGGQTTASGGPPPPPLPQGTAAWWTAWLLVGGASLTQLIRGVSLASRRADLRRDIAAELGETALLWASFALVPPILAMGVYFHVWHALRHVERIADLAAPGRRPGVLATLGWFLKRTWPTNTAAFLLMGGLGWLAWDRIREPTDLGFLALAFLSAVTIPHLIVVAAMDRFQGVWSVKPVGSGGSIV
- a CDS encoding bacteriorhodopsin-like — encoded protein: MTTSLLTAGLLLFFAQEGSTAAPAPEAPAAAPAATETSAAPSKEPGLPTLTPAQYSTVYNMFSFTIASMGASALFFFLSRNQLAPKYRPAMMVSGLVVSIACYHYFRIFESWEAAYELTGGQYVPTGAVFNDAYRYADWLLTVPLLMVELIAVLALPKGEGRGLLVRLSVAAFFMIALGYPGEIAKYEAGAQYWIFFVLSMIPFLYILFVLLTELTKSLERQPENVRGYISAARLIVLVSWCFYPIAYLASGVGGLSGAQAEVGLQVGYTIADIVAKAVFGVYIYFIARTKSENEGYEVSAQPAVATA